A window of Brevibacterium ihuae contains these coding sequences:
- a CDS encoding GroES family chaperonin: MLHDRILVQPDKEAGERTSRAGIVIPATAAVGRRLAWGEVVAAGPHVRQVGLGDMILFDPEDRAEVELEGSAYMLLRERDVHAISESAGDESTGLYL; encoded by the coding sequence ATGCTGCACGACCGGATCCTCGTGCAGCCGGACAAGGAGGCGGGGGAGCGCACCTCGCGCGCCGGGATCGTCATCCCCGCCACCGCCGCCGTCGGCCGCCGTCTCGCCTGGGGGGAGGTCGTGGCGGCCGGGCCGCACGTCCGCCAGGTCGGGCTGGGCGACATGATCCTGTTCGACCCCGAGGACCGGGCGGAGGTCGAGCTCGAGGGCAGTGCCTACATGCTCCTGCGCGAGCGCGACGTCCACGCGATCAGCGAGTCGGCGGGAGACGAATCGACGGGTCTGTACCTCTGA
- a CDS encoding osmoprotectant NAGGN system M42 family peptidase, translating to MNDHTDEQKIDVQELGKANLTGFLDLAAGEIDTEWMIDILFRLLRTPSPSGRTDAVMQYIGDIVNDLDLDSTVTRQGTLVVDLPGETDTCDRALVVHADTIGCMVSALKDNGRLSVVPVGTFSARFAEGARVQIVTEFPDVVYTGTILPLKTSGHAYGDEIDTQGVGWEHVEVRVDERVSTKEGLEELGIEIGNTVAIMAGPQRSRSGYINSRHLDGKAGVAIALAAAKSAKEGRLRLPHRTSILVTIFEEVGHGASSGVSEDVAELLSIDNAVCAPTQNSIEYGITIPLKDMHGPFDYHLTRKLILLAKAHDLPVARDIFHFYRSDVAAALEAGAGARAALVAFGLDSSHGWERTHIESLVSCAELITLWLQTPLTLEEWDQHKTGDLKHFPSQRQPAIEEMPGDTQHEGSITNVPRYQPDHESSEPEDG from the coding sequence ATGAACGACCACACGGATGAGCAGAAGATCGACGTCCAGGAGCTCGGCAAGGCGAATCTCACCGGATTCCTCGATCTCGCGGCAGGGGAGATCGACACCGAGTGGATGATCGACATCCTCTTCCGCCTCCTGCGGACCCCCAGCCCCTCCGGGCGCACCGATGCGGTGATGCAGTACATCGGCGACATCGTCAACGACCTCGACCTCGACTCGACCGTGACCCGCCAGGGCACCCTCGTCGTCGACCTGCCCGGCGAGACGGACACCTGCGACCGGGCGCTCGTCGTCCACGCCGACACCATCGGCTGCATGGTGTCCGCTCTCAAGGACAACGGCCGGCTGTCCGTCGTGCCCGTCGGGACGTTCTCCGCCCGCTTCGCCGAGGGCGCCCGGGTGCAGATCGTCACCGAGTTCCCCGACGTCGTATACACCGGGACGATCCTCCCGCTCAAGACGAGCGGTCATGCCTACGGCGACGAGATCGACACCCAGGGTGTGGGTTGGGAGCACGTCGAGGTGCGCGTCGACGAGCGCGTCTCGACCAAGGAGGGCCTCGAGGAGCTCGGGATCGAGATCGGCAACACCGTCGCGATCATGGCCGGCCCGCAGCGCTCGCGCTCGGGCTACATCAACTCCCGTCACCTCGACGGCAAGGCCGGCGTCGCGATCGCCCTCGCCGCCGCGAAGAGCGCCAAGGAGGGACGCCTCCGGCTGCCCCATCGGACGAGCATCCTCGTGACGATCTTCGAAGAGGTCGGGCACGGCGCATCCTCGGGCGTGTCCGAGGACGTCGCCGAGCTGCTGTCGATCGACAACGCGGTGTGCGCACCCACCCAGAACTCGATCGAGTACGGCATCACCATCCCGCTCAAGGACATGCACGGGCCGTTCGACTACCACCTCACGCGTAAGCTCATCCTCCTCGCGAAGGCGCACGACCTGCCCGTCGCGCGCGACATCTTCCACTTCTACCGCTCGGACGTCGCCGCCGCCCTCGAGGCGGGTGCCGGGGCGCGCGCCGCGCTCGTCGCCTTCGGCCTCGACTCCTCGCACGGCTGGGAGCGGACCCACATCGAGTCGCTCGTGTCGTGCGCGGAGCTCATCACGCTGTGGCTGCAGACGCCGCTCACGCTCGAGGAATGGGACCAGCACAAGACCGGCGACCTTAAGCACTTCCCGTCGCAGCGCCAGCCGGCGATCGAGGAGATGCCGGGCGACACCCAGCACGAGGGGTCGATCACCAATGTCCCGCGCTACCAGCCCGACCACGAGTCGAGCGAGCCCGAGGACGGCTGA
- the bcp gene encoding thioredoxin-dependent thiol peroxidase, with product MPRLEIGDTAPDFTLTDSTGTPVTLSDHRGERVIVYFYPAAMTPGCTTQACDFRDSLASLRGAGLTVLGISPDSPEKLAKFVEKEGLTFPLLSDHDKATMKEWGAFGEKKNYGKVVQGVIRSTVVVDADGTVELAQYNVKATGHVGRLRKQLGLD from the coding sequence GTGCCCAGGCTCGAGATCGGCGACACCGCCCCCGACTTCACTCTGACCGATTCCACCGGAACCCCGGTGACCCTGTCCGACCACCGGGGTGAGCGCGTCATCGTGTACTTTTACCCGGCCGCCATGACCCCGGGATGCACCACCCAGGCATGCGACTTCCGCGACTCGCTCGCGTCGCTGCGCGGCGCCGGCCTCACCGTGCTCGGCATCTCCCCGGACTCCCCTGAGAAGCTCGCGAAGTTCGTCGAGAAGGAGGGGCTGACGTTCCCGCTCCTGTCCGACCACGACAAGGCGACGATGAAGGAGTGGGGAGCCTTCGGCGAGAAGAAGAACTACGGCAAGGTCGTCCAGGGGGTCATCCGCTCGACCGTCGTCGTCGACGCCGACGGCACCGTCGAGCTCGCACAGTACAACGTCAAGGCGACCGGCCACGTCGGCCGGCTGCGGAAGCAGCTCGGCCTCGACTGA
- a CDS encoding DUF3618 domain-containing protein, translated as MSSNVYTSDVTVDSANKDQLIESIRLREQRLAANVDELMGRVHPSALANRAADNAKSIVVSDDGSVKSDKVALIGGVVLGVAALITFLAVRRSRG; from the coding sequence ATGAGCAGCAATGTCTACACCTCCGACGTCACGGTCGACTCCGCCAATAAGGATCAGCTCATCGAGTCGATCCGCCTGCGCGAACAGCGCCTCGCCGCGAACGTCGACGAGCTCATGGGCCGGGTGCATCCCTCGGCCCTGGCGAACCGCGCCGCGGACAACGCGAAGTCGATCGTCGTGAGCGACGACGGCTCGGTGAAGTCGGACAAGGTCGCGCTCATCGGCGGAGTGGTCCTCGGCGTCGCAGCTCTCATCACCTTCCTCGCCGTCCGCCGCTCGCGTGGCTGA